From a single Chlamydia muridarum str. Nigg genomic region:
- a CDS encoding IncV family inclusion membrane protein — protein MAPITPTTSPQVKGLLSRFLTAPDRHPKLRYVYDISLIAISILCIVSIILWTQGSGLALFAIAPALAIGALGVTLLVSDLAESPKSKEVADTVAAVSLPFILTGTAAGLMFSAIAVGGGAVILANPLFLMGSMTLGFALMSLHKVTYQYLSNRSQWQKQNKIKQIESAAWENKLPKESKESSLQTSVRYSSLARKDKTRRNKPGMPNKGSQVPASIANTERSLRSEEVLHSQSLLRQKELFPNTSNIKKELPNTKSILHTPLNRRSPSGSDSDDVYYTPRAGLSSAETSALGDISGISSSSTSSKTSTPKAKRRVVRSSRSERNARHHRNKEDHRQNQEESSDDEDSSPLPSPRRKKYRSRPK, from the coding sequence ATGGCCCCAATAACGCCAACAACATCGCCCCAGGTAAAGGGGCTTTTATCAAGGTTTTTGACAGCCCCTGATCGCCACCCCAAACTGCGCTACGTTTATGATATCTCCCTGATAGCTATCAGTATTCTCTGTATTGTTAGTATTATCCTGTGGACTCAAGGGTCCGGATTGGCATTATTTGCAATTGCCCCGGCTTTAGCTATTGGGGCTTTAGGAGTAACACTCCTTGTCTCAGACCTTGCCGAATCCCCAAAAAGTAAAGAAGTTGCAGATACTGTAGCGGCAGTCTCCCTCCCCTTTATTTTAACAGGAACGGCTGCTGGACTGATGTTCTCTGCTATTGCTGTAGGAGGAGGGGCTGTAATCCTAGCTAATCCACTATTCTTGATGGGCTCTATGACTCTAGGCTTTGCCTTAATGTCTTTGCATAAAGTGACTTATCAATATTTAAGCAACCGCTCACAATGGCAAAAACAGAATAAAATCAAACAGATTGAGTCAGCAGCCTGGGAAAACAAACTCCCTAAAGAAAGTAAAGAAAGCTCTCTACAAACAAGCGTTCGTTATTCCTCCCTCGCAAGGAAAGATAAAACTCGACGTAATAAACCCGGAATGCCCAACAAAGGGAGCCAAGTTCCTGCATCAATCGCAAACACAGAGAGATCTCTGCGATCTGAAGAAGTGCTCCACTCTCAATCTTTACTCCGCCAAAAAGAGCTTTTTCCCAACACTTCTAACATTAAGAAAGAGTTACCAAATACAAAATCGATCCTGCATACTCCATTAAACAGAAGAAGCCCTTCGGGGAGTGATTCTGATGACGTCTATTACACACCTCGGGCAGGTTTAAGTTCTGCTGAAACCTCTGCTCTGGGAGATATCTCGGGAATCAGCAGCTCCTCTACCTCTTCAAAAACGTCTACTCCTAAAGCAAAACGTCGTGTTGTAAGATCATCTCGAAGTGAACGGAATGCTCGTCATCACCGTAATAAAGAGGATCATAGACAAAATCAAGAAGAGTCTTCTGATGATGAGGACTCATCTCCCCTACCTAGCCCTAGAAGGAAAAAATACAGGTCTCGACCTAAATAA
- a CDS encoding DUF5422 family protein — protein sequence MPSTVAPVKGPDHFLNLVFPERVFASYMSPLAQKHPKAALYIASLAGFIFGLLKLITFPVLCAAGLFVFPIKGIISSLCHRRLDACSGYMLATFLSLFSLALIIVGIVSCVAWAPEFIFPIISIGMALATTETCFQIYTHLFPALEHKPSSPLKIENTTTKLSRSSSAPDLSCPSLSTQPTSPNQSLSAYKKY from the coding sequence ATGCCCTCCACCGTTGCGCCTGTAAAAGGACCTGATCATTTTTTAAATCTTGTCTTTCCTGAAAGGGTTTTCGCTTCCTATATGAGCCCTTTAGCTCAGAAACATCCTAAGGCGGCACTGTATATAGCTTCTCTCGCAGGGTTTATTTTCGGATTACTTAAACTCATTACGTTTCCAGTACTTTGTGCAGCGGGTCTGTTCGTTTTTCCTATCAAAGGCATAATTTCTAGCTTATGCCATAGACGCTTGGATGCTTGTTCTGGATACATGCTAGCAACTTTCCTTTCCCTTTTTTCCTTAGCGCTTATCATTGTCGGTATTGTCAGTTGCGTCGCTTGGGCTCCTGAGTTTATTTTCCCCATAATATCGATCGGTATGGCTTTAGCCACCACAGAGACTTGTTTCCAAATTTACACGCACCTTTTCCCTGCTTTAGAACATAAACCTTCCTCTCCTCTCAAAATTGAAAATACGACAACAAAGCTCTCTCGTTCTTCATCCGCTCCCGATCTCAGTTGCCCGTCCCTATCTACACAACCTACTTCTCCCAATCAGTCTCTTTCTGCATACAAAAAATATTAA
- the rnhC gene encoding ribonuclease HIII yields the protein MPTPFVSQLSPSLFTTLREQLEKKGFVISIPPHTVFQGRSSTVSCTVYQSGKIVVQGKGTQEFVEFFLEPEILHSFSIQNVQQDLRPRIGVDESGKGDFFGPLCTAGVYAPSIKSIESLYEITICDSKLISDAKIPSLARSIRSLCTCKVITLFPEKYNALYANFQNLNALLAWTHATIIDDLAPKPTGDVFAISDQFASSERVLLQAVRKKRADIELIQRHRAEQDVVVAAASILARDAFLSSMQTLESQYQVRLLKGASGKVKQQAKEILRDKGQPVLEKVCKTHFKTFYEVLGSTS from the coding sequence ATGCCCACCCCTTTCGTCTCGCAACTTTCTCCTTCTCTATTCACAACTCTTAGGGAACAGTTAGAGAAAAAAGGGTTTGTGATTTCTATCCCTCCTCATACTGTTTTTCAAGGAAGATCTTCTACCGTAAGCTGCACTGTATATCAATCTGGGAAAATAGTGGTACAAGGAAAGGGAACTCAAGAATTTGTTGAATTTTTCCTTGAACCCGAAATTTTACACTCCTTTTCTATACAAAATGTGCAACAGGATTTACGTCCACGCATAGGCGTGGACGAATCTGGAAAAGGAGATTTCTTTGGCCCCCTTTGTACAGCTGGAGTCTATGCTCCTTCTATAAAATCTATAGAATCTCTTTACGAAATAACCATTTGTGATTCTAAACTTATCTCCGATGCTAAGATCCCCTCTCTAGCTCGTAGTATCCGCTCGCTTTGTACTTGTAAGGTCATTACTTTATTCCCAGAAAAATATAATGCTCTATACGCTAATTTTCAGAACCTAAATGCTCTCCTCGCTTGGACGCACGCGACTATTATTGATGATTTGGCTCCTAAACCTACTGGGGACGTCTTTGCTATTTCAGATCAATTTGCTTCTTCCGAAAGAGTCCTTTTGCAAGCTGTCCGAAAAAAACGAGCAGATATTGAATTAATTCAGCGTCACCGTGCAGAACAAGATGTTGTAGTAGCTGCAGCTTCTATCTTAGCTCGAGATGCTTTTCTCTCTTCTATGCAAACACTAGAATCTCAGTATCAAGTCCGGCTACTCAAGGGAGCTTCAGGGAAAGTTAAACAGCAAGCAAAAGAGATTCTTCGCGACAAAGGACAACCTGTTCTAGAAAAGGTTTGCAAAACACATTTTAAAACATTTTATGAAGTACTTGGTTCAACTTCTTAA
- a CDS encoding helix-turn-helix domain-containing protein, which translates to MSEHVHKELLHLGGVFRSQREEKAISLKDVEAATSIRLSALEAIEAGHLGKLISPVYAQGFMKKYADFLGLDGDKLLKEHPYVLKIFQEFSDQNVDMLLDLESMEGRNSPEKAIRSWLNLGWAGAFVLGVACIWWLGTLLHFF; encoded by the coding sequence ATGAGCGAACATGTCCATAAAGAGTTATTGCATTTGGGAGGAGTTTTCCGTTCGCAAAGAGAAGAAAAAGCTATTTCTCTAAAAGATGTTGAAGCTGCAACATCTATTCGCCTGTCTGCATTGGAAGCGATAGAAGCTGGACATTTAGGAAAATTAATTTCTCCTGTGTATGCCCAAGGATTTATGAAAAAATACGCAGATTTTTTAGGGTTAGATGGGGATAAATTACTTAAAGAGCATCCCTATGTACTGAAAATCTTTCAGGAATTTTCTGATCAGAATGTAGACATGTTGCTTGATTTAGAATCCATGGAGGGGAGAAACTCTCCGGAAAAAGCTATTCGGAGTTGGTTAAACTTGGGTTGGGCAGGCGCGTTTGTTTTAGGAGTAGCTTGTATCTGGTGGTTGGGGACTTTGCTACATTTTTTCTAA
- a CDS encoding lipid A biosynthesis lauroyl acyltransferase: MLFKMLRSGGKVLVDHLVYGLGLGILTILRLLPRSSLQLFGKGLGTTIFYVISDFRKTALTNLALAFPEKSFTERYQIALKSVQQVIITFIELATVDKFAKHIDEIITIASSEDAPEGFFPEEVSSQQELNNFFSRLDQQEGAILFCGHQANWELPFLYITKRYPGLAFAKPVKNPRLNRKIISLRESFQGKIVPPQNAINQALRALHKGEVVGIVGDQVLLSSQYSYPLFGSQAFTTTSPALLAYKTRKPVIAVAIYRQPNGNYLVVPSKAFYANTELSIRESTEQLMDKLMRFLEKGIACKPEQWLWLHKRWKRKLRHKFKRCYAFSHILLIVKGASLKTSQTFLTEFAEFYADASLSLAIIGTSDFVSENSLSPYSLHFFASEEELLTIPNSFPAVVDLFGLSRKTRSHFKRTGSRKIFTNNELEASLLHGEPLTQRFRKLLRKTQPYSN, from the coding sequence ATGCTCTTTAAAATGTTACGTTCGGGAGGAAAAGTTCTCGTTGATCATCTCGTTTATGGTTTAGGTCTTGGAATCCTAACCATTCTTCGCCTGCTCCCACGATCTTCTTTACAACTCTTTGGCAAGGGCTTAGGGACAACCATCTTTTATGTTATTTCGGACTTCAGAAAAACTGCTCTTACTAATTTAGCTCTTGCATTTCCAGAAAAAAGCTTTACCGAACGTTATCAAATTGCCTTGAAGTCTGTACAGCAAGTGATTATTACATTTATAGAGCTTGCAACTGTAGATAAATTCGCCAAACATATTGATGAAATTATTACTATCGCCTCTTCAGAAGACGCTCCTGAAGGTTTCTTTCCAGAAGAGGTTTCCTCACAGCAGGAACTTAATAACTTTTTTTCTCGGTTAGATCAACAAGAAGGAGCCATCTTATTCTGTGGCCATCAAGCGAATTGGGAACTACCTTTCCTTTATATCACTAAGAGATACCCAGGTTTAGCTTTTGCTAAACCTGTAAAAAATCCTCGACTCAATAGAAAAATTATTTCCTTAAGAGAGTCTTTCCAAGGGAAAATTGTCCCTCCCCAAAATGCAATAAACCAGGCATTGCGAGCTCTCCATAAAGGAGAAGTTGTAGGAATTGTTGGAGATCAAGTATTACTCTCTTCGCAGTATTCCTATCCCTTATTCGGATCGCAAGCATTTACTACGACTTCTCCAGCGTTACTAGCTTACAAAACGAGAAAACCTGTTATTGCCGTAGCTATTTACCGCCAACCGAATGGGAACTATCTTGTAGTGCCAAGCAAAGCGTTTTATGCAAATACAGAACTTTCTATACGAGAATCTACAGAGCAATTAATGGACAAGCTCATGCGATTTCTTGAAAAAGGAATCGCATGTAAACCAGAACAATGGTTGTGGCTACACAAACGGTGGAAACGAAAACTTCGTCATAAATTCAAACGTTGCTACGCTTTTAGTCATATTTTGCTGATTGTAAAAGGAGCATCGTTAAAAACTTCCCAAACATTCTTAACAGAATTTGCAGAATTTTACGCCGACGCCTCTCTTTCCTTGGCGATTATAGGAACTTCCGATTTCGTTTCTGAAAACAGCCTTTCTCCCTACTCTTTGCATTTTTTTGCTTCAGAAGAAGAGCTTTTAACCATACCAAACAGTTTCCCTGCGGTTGTAGACTTATTTGGGCTATCTAGAAAAACTCGCAGCCATTTTAAGAGAACTGGCTCCAGAAAAATTTTCACTAATAATGAGTTGGAAGCTTCGCTTTTGCATGGGGAACCCCTGACACAAAGATTTCGAAAATTATTGCGTAAAACCCAACCCTATTCCAATTAG
- the cdaA gene encoding diadenylate cyclase CdaA, with product MFVGMMYYTTPLLEIALIWIVLNYLLKFFWGTAAMDLVFGLLSFLSLFVLSEKLHLPVIRNLMLRVVNIAAIVVFIIFQPEIRLALSRVRLRRGNFVVNMQNEFIDHLTSCIYRMSERQIGALIVLENEHLVNELLSLSAVKINAVFSEELLEAIFEPSSHLHDGAVLMQGETISYARVILPLAHDTTQLSRSMGTRHRAALGASQRTDALIIVVSEETGAVSLARDGVLTRGVKPDRFKAILRSILTRNERKTNPIISWMRKK from the coding sequence ATGTTTGTAGGTATGATGTATTACACCACACCTCTGTTGGAGATAGCCTTAATTTGGATTGTCCTTAATTACTTACTAAAGTTTTTCTGGGGAACAGCGGCCATGGACCTGGTCTTTGGCTTACTTTCTTTTCTCAGTTTGTTCGTTCTTTCAGAAAAACTGCATCTCCCAGTTATCCGTAATTTGATGCTCCGTGTAGTAAATATTGCGGCAATCGTGGTGTTCATTATTTTCCAGCCTGAAATTCGTCTTGCACTATCTAGGGTGCGCTTGCGCAGAGGGAATTTTGTAGTTAACATGCAGAACGAATTCATCGACCATTTGACAAGCTGCATTTATCGCATGTCTGAGCGACAAATTGGAGCTCTTATTGTGTTAGAGAACGAACATCTTGTAAATGAACTACTTTCTCTCTCTGCTGTGAAAATCAACGCTGTCTTTTCTGAAGAACTTCTTGAAGCTATCTTTGAGCCGTCTTCCCATCTACATGATGGAGCAGTCCTAATGCAAGGAGAAACTATTTCCTATGCAAGAGTGATTCTTCCTCTTGCTCATGACACTACACAACTCTCGCGCTCCATGGGGACTCGCCATCGAGCAGCACTTGGGGCTAGCCAACGCACCGACGCTCTCATAATCGTTGTGTCAGAAGAGACCGGAGCAGTTTCTTTAGCACGAGACGGAGTCTTAACTCGCGGAGTGAAGCCAGATAGATTTAAAGCCATCTTACGAAGTATCCTAACACGCAATGAAAGAAAAACAAACCCTATTATCTCCTGGATGCGTAAAAAATGA
- a CDS encoding cytochrome ubiquinol oxidase subunit I, with the protein MSAEMLARVQFALFIGFHYLFVPISLGLSMMIVLMEGLYLFTKKSIYNQLTWFWIKIFTLTFVVGVVSGLMQIFSFGSNWSRFSEYTGNIFGMFLGSEGMFAFFLESGFLGVLLFGRHKVSKKMHFFAACMVALGAHMSAFWIVCANSWMQTPSGYEMVMRNGVLIPQMTSFWAAVLSPSALQRFTHVVLGAWLSGIFLVLSVSAHYLRKDRHTEFAKQGLKLSMFSALLVLVLQLWSADVTARGVAKHQPAKLAAFEGVFKTQEHTPIYLLGIVDMKKERVIGIPIPSGLSFLVHRNAKTPVTGLDQFPKDEWPNVSFVFQTYHLMVMLWGAMVLLSLIAFAVHKKKAWACRKGVLWMLSLSVLCPELCNEIGWISTEVGRQPWVVYGLLKTKDATSPIVNAGQIWQSLTLFSIVFVCLLSVFISLLLKKIGEGPDDKDLVEADW; encoded by the coding sequence ATGAGTGCTGAGATGTTGGCGAGAGTGCAGTTTGCGTTGTTTATTGGATTTCATTACCTCTTCGTTCCTATCAGCTTAGGATTAAGCATGATGATAGTTCTTATGGAAGGGCTCTATCTATTCACAAAAAAGAGTATTTATAATCAGCTAACTTGGTTTTGGATTAAAATTTTCACGCTAACTTTTGTAGTCGGTGTTGTTTCTGGACTTATGCAAATTTTTTCTTTCGGATCAAATTGGTCTCGATTTTCAGAATACACTGGAAATATTTTTGGGATGTTCTTAGGTAGCGAAGGAATGTTTGCTTTCTTCTTGGAATCGGGATTTTTAGGAGTTTTGTTATTTGGCCGTCATAAGGTATCTAAGAAAATGCATTTTTTTGCAGCTTGTATGGTAGCTTTAGGTGCTCATATGAGTGCTTTTTGGATTGTTTGTGCGAATTCTTGGATGCAGACGCCTTCTGGTTATGAAATGGTTATGCGAAATGGAGTCCTGATTCCCCAAATGACTTCTTTTTGGGCGGCTGTACTATCTCCTTCTGCTTTGCAGCGTTTTACACATGTTGTTCTTGGAGCATGGTTATCTGGAATATTTCTTGTTTTATCTGTAAGTGCTCATTATTTGCGTAAAGATCGACATACAGAATTTGCGAAACAAGGGTTAAAGCTTAGTATGTTTTCTGCTTTGCTAGTTTTGGTTTTGCAGCTTTGGTCAGCGGATGTCACTGCTCGAGGAGTTGCTAAGCACCAGCCTGCAAAACTCGCTGCTTTTGAGGGAGTGTTTAAAACACAAGAGCATACACCGATTTATCTGCTTGGCATTGTTGACATGAAAAAGGAGCGAGTAATTGGCATTCCCATTCCTTCCGGATTATCGTTTCTAGTTCATCGAAATGCAAAAACACCTGTTACAGGACTTGATCAGTTCCCTAAAGACGAATGGCCAAATGTATCTTTCGTCTTTCAAACTTATCATCTGATGGTCATGCTTTGGGGAGCTATGGTTCTTTTATCCCTAATAGCGTTTGCTGTGCATAAGAAAAAAGCTTGGGCTTGCAGAAAAGGAGTTCTATGGATGCTTTCGCTTTCCGTGTTATGTCCAGAGCTATGCAATGAAATTGGCTGGATTTCTACAGAAGTTGGGCGTCAGCCCTGGGTCGTCTATGGTTTATTAAAAACCAAAGATGCAACGTCGCCTATCGTTAATGCAGGACAAATTTGGCAGTCTTTGACTCTATTTTCGATAGTTTTTGTATGTTTATTGAGTGTTTTTATTTCTCTTCTTTTGAAAAAAATAGGAGAGGGACCAGATGATAAAGACCTTGTAGAAGCAGATTGGTGA
- the cydB gene encoding cytochrome d ubiquinol oxidase subunit II: MELATILPVIWYAILCIAVFAYALGDGFDLGLSTIYFLSKEEKERRLLLNSIGPVWDGNEVWFVIIFAGLFAGFPSAYGTLLSIFYMPIWTMVMLYVFRGCSLEFRSKAESRRWKFFWDILFSASGTFISFFLGTLSGNLLLGLPIAPETSYSSLSWGLFFRPYSVLCGLFVVAAFALHGISFALTKTAEGFQLRLKNRFYYVLSAYLVLYLGLLIATMLGRPHAIGVCCRLGIGTGIPAYPLLILLAVATFSCCYAEKKAMDVSKYGKAFAFSCINLLFPILAYNVLLFPNLLVSSVDGRYTITIFNAAVDPKALQHLITIVLIGLPFVIAYAVYVYRVFRGKTDFPSIY; the protein is encoded by the coding sequence ATGGAGTTAGCAACGATTCTTCCTGTTATTTGGTATGCCATTCTTTGTATTGCAGTATTTGCTTATGCTTTAGGGGATGGGTTTGATTTGGGATTAAGCACGATCTATTTTCTTTCGAAAGAAGAGAAAGAGCGTCGTTTGTTATTAAATTCGATAGGCCCTGTCTGGGATGGTAATGAAGTTTGGTTTGTGATCATATTTGCAGGGTTATTTGCAGGATTTCCATCTGCTTATGGAACATTGCTTTCTATCTTTTACATGCCTATTTGGACAATGGTCATGTTATACGTGTTTCGAGGCTGTTCTTTAGAGTTCCGAAGTAAGGCTGAGTCTCGTCGTTGGAAGTTTTTCTGGGACATTCTTTTTTCTGCTTCAGGGACGTTTATTAGCTTCTTTCTCGGAACTTTATCTGGAAATTTATTGCTTGGACTGCCAATAGCTCCGGAGACTTCTTACAGTTCTTTGTCTTGGGGACTATTTTTTCGACCTTATTCTGTATTATGCGGGCTATTTGTAGTTGCTGCCTTCGCTTTACATGGGATTAGTTTCGCTTTGACTAAAACAGCAGAAGGGTTTCAATTACGATTGAAAAATCGGTTCTATTATGTTCTATCTGCTTACTTAGTTTTGTATCTTGGTTTACTTATCGCTACAATGCTAGGGAGACCTCATGCTATTGGAGTTTGTTGTCGTTTGGGAATTGGGACGGGTATTCCCGCTTATCCATTATTGATTTTATTGGCTGTAGCAACATTTTCTTGTTGTTATGCAGAAAAGAAAGCTATGGATGTCTCTAAATACGGCAAAGCTTTTGCTTTCTCCTGTATTAATTTGTTATTCCCAATATTAGCTTATAACGTATTGCTTTTCCCTAATTTGCTAGTGTCTTCTGTAGATGGTCGTTACACTATAACGATTTTTAATGCAGCTGTGGACCCTAAGGCTTTACAGCACCTCATTACTATTGTTTTAATCGGTCTTCCCTTTGTCATTGCTTACGCAGTATACGTGTATCGAGTGTTCAGAGGAAAAACAGATTTCCCTTCAATTTATTGA
- a CDS encoding PhoH family protein, which yields MKKTSVIDTSVFIYDPEALSSFSNTRIIVPFTVIEELESCAKFRDESGKNASRALSHIRLLLEQSEKPTTGQILLKNGSELCIEVSPLANLSNSEKQKKHLTLELLQIISQREPVVFVTKSLGRRVHAEALGIESKDYENKCVSFRSLYRGHRKLKVSNSKIEYFYKDGAIALPSDLSSPPSPNEYFFLSGDDETHSACGRFSPNDQKIIALKPSPEKIWGVKPLNIEQRCALDLLLRDDIKLVTLMGQAGSGKTILALAAAMYQVFENPKYNKLLVSRPIIPMGKDIGFLPGIKEEKLMHWMQPIYDNMEFLFDVNHMGDFAETLHSLMETKKLEMEALTYIRGRSLPKVFMIIDEAQNLTPHEVKTIISRAGKGTKIVLTGDPTQIDSLYFDENSNGLTYLVGKFRHLPLYGHMFMTRTERSELAAAAATLL from the coding sequence ATGAAAAAAACCTCCGTTATCGACACTAGCGTTTTTATTTATGACCCTGAGGCTCTCTCCTCTTTTTCCAATACTCGCATTATCGTTCCTTTCACGGTAATTGAAGAGCTAGAATCTTGCGCTAAATTCCGTGATGAATCGGGGAAAAATGCTTCTCGAGCATTAAGTCATATTCGTTTGCTACTGGAACAATCAGAAAAACCCACTACTGGGCAGATTTTATTAAAAAATGGTAGCGAGTTATGTATAGAAGTTTCTCCTCTTGCAAATCTTTCAAACAGTGAGAAGCAAAAAAAACACCTCACTCTAGAATTACTTCAAATCATTTCTCAAAGAGAACCTGTTGTTTTTGTAACTAAAAGTCTTGGACGACGAGTCCATGCAGAGGCTTTGGGTATTGAATCCAAAGATTACGAAAACAAATGCGTATCGTTTCGCTCCCTTTATCGTGGCCACAGAAAACTCAAAGTATCTAATAGCAAGATCGAATACTTTTATAAGGACGGAGCGATAGCCCTCCCCTCCGATCTCTCCTCCCCACCTTCTCCCAATGAGTACTTTTTCCTTTCAGGAGATGATGAAACCCATTCCGCTTGTGGTCGTTTTAGTCCTAATGATCAAAAAATTATAGCACTAAAACCTTCCCCAGAAAAAATTTGGGGAGTTAAACCTCTTAACATAGAACAACGCTGCGCATTAGATCTATTGCTAAGAGATGACATTAAACTCGTTACACTAATGGGACAAGCTGGATCAGGGAAAACTATCCTAGCTTTAGCAGCGGCTATGTATCAAGTTTTCGAAAACCCCAAATATAATAAGCTGCTGGTTAGCAGACCTATTATTCCTATGGGGAAAGATATTGGATTTCTTCCCGGAATAAAAGAAGAAAAACTCATGCACTGGATGCAGCCTATCTATGATAATATGGAATTCCTGTTCGATGTCAATCATATGGGGGATTTTGCAGAAACCCTCCACAGCTTAATGGAAACCAAAAAACTAGAGATGGAAGCACTGACCTATATTCGGGGACGCTCCCTACCTAAGGTATTTATGATCATTGATGAAGCGCAAAACCTCACCCCTCATGAAGTCAAAACAATCATTTCTCGAGCAGGGAAGGGAACAAAAATCGTTTTAACAGGAGATCCCACTCAAATAGATAGTTTGTACTTTGACGAAAACTCCAATGGCCTTACCTATCTGGTAGGAAAATTTCGCCACTTGCCTTTATACGGGCATATGTTCATGACTAGAACTGAACGTTCTGAACTCGCAGCAGCAGCAGCGACACTGCTTTAA